The sequence taatattatactttCACATAAATCATTCTATTTATAACCTCTTTCTAAATGAGCGTTTATGGCACATATCTTTGGAAAGAGACATGTCATGAGACTTCACCAagaatctttctttgattcttCCATGTTAAACCTTTTAACATATATGTCTATGTACATGAAGTCTAGAACATTTATGCAATTTAAAGTATCTATCTCTATAGATCTCAATCCTAGAAATTAAACTACATGTTATAACTCTTTATGGATTTATAACTCTTTATGGACTCATGATAAATGATTTGTCACTTTCCTTTTATCTATATGTCCACAGCATATAAAATTAGGAAACATTCTTATACTCCCACTAAACCCTTCATATACACTTGTTTATTCTATTTGGGTTGATAGTTATAGTTACATTACTAATTAATCTTTTGATTAAGCatgtaacttattaagttttctttgCTTAACCTTTGTCCAAAGATTTCCATATTAGTTTTTCTCAAAAACTCACTTGCACCTTAATGGATCTTATCCATTTAGATGGGTCCACCACAGTCTTCACTTGGTTAAATAATATGGTATccataataaaatcttatggCTTGATGCCAACTCTAAGAATTAATATCAAACATTAGTTCTTAATGTAGTACTCTTATCAACAATgagatataattacatattccaTAACAGATCtccatttcttataaatatgttGTGTCTTACTACATGCCGAAAACTATGTATATGATTAGCTTAAGGTTGTGCATCTTATGCTAAGCACCTTCAAGCTTTATTCCATTTTAATGTCGGATTGTGTATATTGATCTCTATCAAGATCTATCAAAATCCCACTgcttcttttagaaaaatccTTTTTCTTGAAAGACAACATATCCCAAACAAACACTTTTGTTTCAAGAGTATATGATAGTATTGATATCCTAAAACCCTTTTGGATATCTTAcaaacttatatttattagatcaAGCTTTTTAGCTTTGTCTAATTGTGTATATTTCTCTTAAACATCATATACTAGTTTATATCctatatagattttatttatgatcatattataaatggaaattattagaattaatagttataaaaGTATATGTCCTATGAGAAGGCTTGCAACactttttattgatataactaTGTTTCACAAAGTTAGATTTCATCATCTTAtaaaactttatcaatttgagtaaTTGCAAGTAATAAACATTCTAGTCATGATCTAAGTATTGCATATCATGATCTAATCTTGATATGACACTTTATCATAACTCTTCCTAAAAGTAAGCATACATCCTATGTATCACTTAGAAATTCGGCATATGTGTCTTTCTCAAAGACaacttgattataatattatttttataagatttataaGTAACATAACTTGTTTATGTTACTTAATTGtcttaatatcaataaaataatccttataCCTATTTAGGATTGCTTTAAGTTTTTCGCGATAAGGATTtgttttcttacttttatacAACCTTTTGTATGACTGTCATGACCCAAACCCAGGGCCAGACCAACGCTAGGACACGGGAGATGCACGTGGCTACCAGTGCCCGTAGCAAGCCTAAAAACATGCATTCTAAATCGAGTTCTCACTCACTAATCACAACTCAACTAAGCCATTAAGGTTTGTGAGGCCGAAATTcccaattaattcaattaatactaaattaattagtatccAACTCATTATCAACCATAATCCACCATTTCATTCCACAATTTAGCTATAAACATTTCTCAAATATACTATTTGCAAGTCCACAACATAGGATTTTGTTATCATCAAATCTCTTGACccattatataattttactataCAATACTTAGCATCTCACATCTAAGGTTTTAATTTACATCAAATTTGTATTGCAAAGACTAAGAATACAAAGACCATTTAATGTTTAATTCATCTTGGAGTGCCACGTAGGAGAAATATAGCACCACATCTCAACAATATGGGAGCtaacttagaaaaataattgaggAGAGGCAGACCTCACTGAGGGAATAATATAACATATGTACCCCAGCATTAGTGGGTCACACATTCATgcatattttaatcaatttttttgtcCGTTGTGCATGTAAAATCAGCTTTTGGGCGTGAAAAATTGGAAAAGTTTGTGAAAAGACCTTTCAAGGCTCCTAGAGTCAATCGGCTCTATGTCTCTGACCAATCGGCTATGTGTACTTTTGGGCAAAAAATTTCAAGTTTTGATGTATCTTCAGTGATTTTATGTATTGTACCTAGTATTTAGGTATTCTTCTTTcgttttttttattgtagaaagggttgtaatagctagatttaattttctgcacttttatttttgttttatgccTAATATAATGTCAAATaattgcctaattaaaattgggcatatagactttaggttaaaattggaccCGACATGAAAATTCTAGACCATTAGGTTAATTAGATGGTAATTGGGTTaaacctaaaataaatatagactTAGTAGGCTTTGCCATgctttagttataattaattgggACATAATAGgtttaaaatcatataaatttagcctttgcataaaaagtagttcatttaggcttaaaggcttggaattaaagcataacttgtaaattgggctagactaggaaGACTTTATATGTAactaattagtaaattaggtTAATCAAATTTGGGTTGGGCTTAacaaaatgggctagacttaggtggacctcacatgttgtaGTACCTGATgtgtagaaatataattattgcatttataggaaatagctcattaaacaataaaattaaagacaaagatacacaaataagaaaatatgctttcggatccatctctagatgttGTGAAGCTTTCTAATAGAATCGAGAAATGCCACTCAATTACAAAAAGTGTCCAGTCGAATTACTCGGGTGGCGACTCCTATCCCCGCACTAGTCTTTGtgattagttagcgtgttttcaattaggttaaaaagccttgcagtccgtagtcgctaaagacacttgggtgggCGCCTAAAATTGCCACCACAATGGTGACTCCGCTAAGGATAAGAGAAGCTAATTTCTAGTGTATtttgctttaattttattatttaacaagtgattcttgcatcactacactATTATCACACATTGTGCACTTTGGTCCTTATAGCCCTGATAGCGTCGGTTAGTGGTTTTTTAGTTCCACTTATACCTTAGAATTACGATATTagctaaccatcactcacaagtaatgagtgaaATTCCTTCGTTgcatggacccttgagtggAAAGACAAGCCAAAAAATAACAGTTTTTACTTATGGGAGCCTTTTATTCTTACCCAATATTCAGCTTAAGGTAATGACAGTAGCAATCTCCCTTAGGAATCCTATTGCTTGCTATTTGAGATGTTTCTCTTTGCAAGTACTTTAGCCCACATATTGAAAAGCCTTTGCCTGAAAAATATGTAGAATCAGGCCCCAAGCCCAAAATATGCAGGCTTTATACTTATACTAAGAAACATTGCCTTGTTTGTTTTGAATCTGTTTTGAGAGTTAATGGCATGCACGACGAGCCTACTATCCCCTGTTGATAAGAAGCTTAAACCTAAAATCTTAGGGAAGAGAGACTCACCATGAACCATGTAGGAGAAATAAAGTCTAAAGGGTACTTTGTATAATGACTTTGTGTATGCTAACCCTTTCTCTATGTCTTTATGCATAtcacgtgcatcatgcatctcatgcatcgCATGCATCACactaaccttttattttttagccatataaaCACTTCTTTAGGTTGGAAGAGGCAAGATAGTGGAAGGTTGGAGAGAATACCTATCTCACTTAGAATCCGGATCGTACTAGAACTCCTTGAAAAGCCAAGAATCAAGCTTCCACAAGTGAGACTAAAGCTATATCTGAAATGACCAACGAAAGAGCTAACAAGTAGGATGTTGAGATCCTCAAGAATGCTATCACAAATGATCTGAGGGGTGTGATTCAGGAAGAGCTCCAACAACTTTTGGCTGGGATGGCTACAAATCAAGCCCCACCTACTACTCCAATTGCCCTAGTTACACTGTTAGTCAATCCTCCTATAGTTGATCCAACTGTGATTGCCACTGAAACTGCTACTACTAGTGCTGCCGCTACTATAGCTAATGTTAATGCAAATGCTAAAGACCTTGCTAGAAGGGGAGTGCCCTGAAATTTCTgggattttgatgaattcatGCTGGACCAGGGTTCCTACTTAGCTTAGTAGTTCCCATAATGGTGATATACTGCTTTAGATGAACCTTCATATCGGTAGTTCTGTtaaacttgttcatctcaATCATCCTGAACTTTGTAGGTAGCTTGTCTTTGCCCGTCGCACCAATTTCTTGAAATCATAGATCAGGTCCAAACCTTTAATTTCTATCATGCcttgcatcttgtcaagcCTAGCACTCATGCCACTTACAGCTTCATTAATGGTAAGGGCAGTCTCCCTTTTAGCCAAGATGTTTGTATTATCACTAGAAGGACCTGCTGTAAACTGGTATCATGGCCTAGAGAAATCTGCTAAGGCTGAATGCCgtgatttatataattcatttgTTAAGCAATATGACTACAACACCCATTTGGAAATGTTAACTAGGGACCTCGAGTCCACAAAGCAAAAAGCAAATGAGTCCTTCCTTGATTTCTTGACTAGGTGGAGGAATAAGGCTAggttgataaaaaataagccCTCTGAAAAGGACCAAGTTTATATGGTGGTTCGAAATGTTCTTCTTAGATGGGTCGAAAGGCTTCAGATGATAAACTATAAGACTTTCATGGAAATGTATGATAATGGGCTTCAGGTCGAAGAAATCGAAAATGATAAGAGGGAGACTGTATGAATCGACAGAAGGCCGAATTATCAAGCTGGAGGGAGCAGAACTCTAGTTATGAATATTGTCCAATAACCAAGGAAGTTTTCCAACTTCAGGCAACCTTTGTCAAAGATCTTTGAGAGGTTAGTACAGAATAGATGCTCTGTCTCTTACAAGGAAGTTGGCTAAATGGTTGGTGATTCTATTAGAGTTTGACATCGAGTACATCACCAGAAGGTAGTTAAGGGTAGGGCAATAGCAGGATTCTTGGCTCAGACGACCCTTGGGATATAGAGTTTTCTGATGAAAGTCTAGTGGGAATTGAGGTCTAGAAATGGAAGATGTACTTTGATAAAGTTATGAACGCAAGAGATGCATGATTAGGAGTAGTTTTGATCACACTGAAGGGAGAAATGTTGCCAATAGCCAATAAATTGGATTTTAAAGTGATAAATAACATGGCAGAGTATGAAGCATAACGGAGTGAAGCAGGTGATAGTCTACAGGGACTCTATGCTAGTAATTCAACAAGCTCTCAAGGAATGGGATgtgaaagaagaaaggttgAAAACATTTGTCAATGATCTCAGGACTTTGGTTTGCAACTTCTCTAAGTGTTCTTTCATACACTTGCCATAAGATGAGAACCAAATGCCAGATGCATTGGCTACCTTAGCGTCGATGTAGGATAACCCCTTGCAACTTCCAATAAAGCCGTTGGTAATCGTAAAGTCAAAAGCATCTTATTATCAAGAAGACTAGATATTGCAAGTCCAAATGGGACTAGAAGAGAAGCCTTAGTTTTATGATCTGAAAGTATTTATAGAAGACAGGGTATATCCTGTGGAAGTGATTATGAAAGATAGGTATGCGCTGCGGATTCAGACCAGGAACTACATCAACTATGAAGGGGTGTTGTACAAAAGAATGATTTCAGGTGTCTAGGTCCAATGTGTTACTAAAGCGGAAGCACAAGTTATAATGGAGGAGATGCATAAAGGGGTATGCAGGCCTCATATGAACGACATAGTGTTAACCAAAAAGGTTATACATAAAGCTTATTACtggttaatattagaaaagaattgtATAGCTCTGGTAAGGAAATGTCGTGAATGCCAACTATATAGTGACTTGAGTCACATAACTCTGACTGAGCTTCACAATTTGACATCCCCATGGCCTTTGCACCTTGGGGAATCGACATCATCGAAGAGATAAAACCTCGTTAAAATGGTCATAGATACATAGTAATGGCAATTGACTATTTCTCCAAATAAGTTGAGGCTGAGTCATTCACTATTGTGGGGGCAAGATAGATGGCTAAGTTTATAGAGAGGAATCTGACTTGCAAGTATGGGACCCCATATCATGTTGTGATAGACAACGACATACAGTTCATGGGTGAAACAACAGACCTGTTGACAGAATACAAGATTGAGTATCATAGATCTTCTTCGTATATAACCCTAGCAAATGGAGTGGTGGAAGCAGCcaacaaaaaaattagagaaaatactCTCGAATATGTTTGGAATTGGTCATTTTAGTTATCCTTTACACTTTAGGATATCGAACAACTGAGCGAATGTTAATAGGACAAACTTCATACTGTTGGGTTCATGGGACTAAAGCGGTTTTGCTAGTTGAGTTGGAGTTTGTATTAGAGACTAAAATACTAGAGTATCAATAGATTAAGTAGAGATACCAACATTTGGTTCTGATTGATGAAAAAAGAATGAGAGCCCTTTATCACATGCAGTTGTACTAGAAGCGAATAGCTAGGGCGTTCAATAAGAAAATCAAGCCAGAAAAAATTAGATCTGGTGACTTGGTATTAAAGCACACGAGACCTATTGTATTCGATCCGAGAGGGAAGTTCATGCCTAAGTTGACATTAgacttataatataatttattttaaatatatcaattGTAATTGCCTAAGCTTTGAATTATCATATTACGTTACCAACTAGGATGATAGCTTGGTGGTTGAACGGTTCTTATCAAGTAAACTAAGGATTTAGATTTTACTTTAGGGATGCTTATTTTAAGGTAATTTTTTCAAGAGCACTCAGTCTAATTTCGAAATTGATGCTATAATGatagatttaaattatgtctTAGCTATAATTAGCAATTTGCTTATGCTATTGTACAATTATTGGTAACCTTttgtttctaaatttttagtttaaaatattttattttgattataaatatattataagaaaataattgtatttagctattattttactttaatagttattttaaaatatcattttatttgattagtatttaatatcataataaattattatataaccaCATCAAAGCTATATGTActttttattgaaattctaCGTAATGTGGCTTTATAAAATGTTGCCAACATATGATGTGGATTTATAGAATGTGGCTTTATAGAATGTTGCCAACATATGATGTGGATTTATAGAATGTTGTCAAGTGGAGTCTCATGGAAAACTTACcatactttatatatatactagcGATATGCTTGTGTTAAtgcataattattaataagttaatgatataaatatttaatttgaaatatcttattttaataaaaaaatatgatattataaatataatcttatttagttattattttattttaatagcagttaatattattatcttacttatataactttaaaattaaaaattataaaaaaactcaaaaactTCATAATAGATACATAGTAATTTAGTGCCATTATATAATCActaattgttttattatatttagttactattttattttaacaagcatttagtaatattattttatttacttgtgGTAATGCACGATTactgataattttataatttaaatctttaatttcaaatatcttatttaattataaatatattatattataagaaaataatttgtatttagctATGTTTTACTATAATAAGTGCTTAATATTACCATTTTactttaacaattttaaaatttaatggtcataaaagaataataaaaataataaaaaataatagatatatatataataaattagtggCATTATATAATcacaattcttttaattatatttagctatcattttatttgaataaacacttaattacatcattttatttttaattattactttatattacaatgcatttaatattatcattttatttagtagtatttaatattatataaattattatatgacTACATTAAAGctacatatattatttttattaactataCATGACGTggtttgataaaatattatcaaatgaaatcttatgaaaaaatttgataatttttatatttttattatttatctaattagtatttaatattagaatgtatttcatataattattttatttgattaatatttaatgttacaataaattattatattcacatatatatttttattaaaattttatataatatgtttttataaaatattatcggaagaaaaaattttgattttttcatatatattattataaattataaatcaatatttgaCAGTGAAAAAAtgctcatattttaaaaatttaataaatattagttaatatcaaattataattaattatgagaGATCATGGATCTGCAATTAtccaattttttcttatttttcttttgggtcaGGGACTTTTGCGTAAACTTGACGCCTCCTTTCATTAGCATTGTTTGCAACCCCTATATAAACCTCCTGACCTAACGCTCACTCAAAGCTACGCATAAACCCACCATTACCACCGCTCCAATGGCAAGCACTGAGCTCGATCACGAACGAAGAGAAGACGACGAAGCTCCTCACGCTGATGACGAGGACACAGGAGCTCAAGTCGCTCCAATCGTCAAGCTAGAGGAGGTGGCCGTCTCTACTGGCGAAGAGGACGAGGATCCAATTCTCGATCTGTAATAATACAATATTATCAGTATAttgttttcctatattgaTCGGTTAAataattggtattttattttgtctGGTCGTTTGTAGGAAAGCAAAGCTGTATCGATTTGATAAGGAAGGGAATCAATGGAAGGAGAGAGGAGCTGGTTCAGTTAAGCTGCTAAGGCACAAAGAGACTGGCAAAGTTCGTCTCGTTATGAGACAATCTAAGACTCTCAAGATCTGTGCCAATCATCTGGGTCTGTTCCCCTTGTTTTACTTTGGCTTGCAGTATAGCTGTTAGTTTGAGTTTGTACGGATAAGACTTGCCTGCTCTAAGTGTTATAAAGCCTGCTAATGGGTGTCAATGGGAATGGATGATTTACATGAATCAATGGGAATGGGTCATTTACATAAATAGACTTGGGACTAGATGATCAACATATGTGTCAATCATTTATCAATTGGTTGTGTATAGGCGAGGATATTCTTCTGTTATTTAagcatttcatttttttagttaCTTTGGTTTTCCAGTGCTTGCAAGCATGACGGTTCAGGAGCACGCCGGAAATGAGAAATCATGTGTATGGCATGCTACTGATTTTGCGGATGGTGAACTGAAGGATGAGCTTTTCTGCATTCGGTTTCCTTCTATTGAAAGTGAGTAGTTTGCTCCTTTTGCTCTTTACTCACTTTTCAAAATCTATATCATTATGTTTCGATGCATATCTGTTAGGTATACTGTATTCATTACTTGTTGTTAGACACTGCAAGTTGTATCTTGACTATTTTATGGTTTGTTTTTTACTCTTTGATTTGTTTCCCAGTTGATTGGGTATGTATATCCCTATACAttgattagaaaaaaagaaaagaaactgcTTTTTAAAGATTATGTTATTACATTGCTTTATTTTGTAGTGCAAGTTTGTT is a genomic window of Ricinus communis isolate WT05 ecotype wild-type chromosome 2, ASM1957865v1, whole genome shotgun sequence containing:
- the LOC8272398 gene encoding ran-binding protein 1 homolog a — protein: MASTELDHERREDDEAPHADDEDTGAQVAPIVKLEEVAVSTGEEDEDPILDLKAKLYRFDKEGNQWKERGAGSVKLLRHKETGKVRLVMRQSKTLKICANHLVLASMTVQEHAGNEKSCVWHATDFADGELKDELFCIRFPSIENCKSFMEMFQEVAESQKSKEENKDATAAAEALDKLSVENKKTVEKAGKETPAAAEESSKTDAESKDKESTLST